GGTAAAAAATTTCTCCGAAATTTGGTGCGCCGCTACGCGGCTGCTAGAGCGCTTCGCTTCTGGTGCGGGCTGCGCCCTGCTAGAAAGGCGTTTTCTGTCTTCCAGAAGAGGGCTTGCGACCGCTTCAGACTCCAGAAGCGGTGTGCCGGCGCTCAACGCTACGCGTTTATATTAAAAATACCCTTCTTGCTTTTTCTTTTCCATGGAACCGGAGGAATCGTGGTCGATGACCCGGCCCTGGCGCTCCGATGTTTTGGTCAACAGCATTTCCTGAATAATTTCCGGTAGCGTTGTTGCTGTAGATTCAACGGCGCCGGTAAGTGGGTAGCAACCCAGTGTACGGAAACGCACCATTTTTTCTTCAATTTTATCGTTTTCGCCTATTGGCATACGCTCGTCGTCTACCATTATGAGCACACCGTCTTTTTCTACGACTGGGCGTTTGGCGGCAAAGTAAAGCGGTACGATTGGTATGCCTTCTAAATGAATGTATTGCCAAATATCCAATTCTGTCCAGTTAGACAGCGGGAATACCCGAATACTTTCACCTTTATCGACCTTGCCGTTATACAAGTTCCATAACTCTGGACGCTGACTTTTTGGGTCCCAGCGGTGGTTCTTGTCACGGAAGGAATACACTCGCTCTTTTGCGCGAGACTTTTCTTCGTCGCGCCTGGCACCACCAAATGCCGCATCAAAACCGTGCTTGTCCAGTGCCTGCTTAAGCCCCTGGGTTTTCATTATATCGGTATGCTTTGCACTGCCGTGGGTAAAGGGGCCAACGCCCATGTCTACGCCGTCTTGGTTTATGTGAACAATTAAGTCCCAACCCAAGTCTTTAATGCGTTGCTCTCGAAACTGGATCATTTCCTTAAATTTCCAGGTGGTATCCACATGCATTAAGGGGAATGGCGGCTTTCCGGGCGCGAAGGCTTTCATGGCCAGGTGCATCATTACCGCGGAGTCTTTACCCACGGAGTAAAGCATTACCGGATTATCGAATTCGGCGGCAACTTCTCGAATGATGTGAATGCTCTCTGCCTCAAGCTGCTTGAGGTGAGTCATGCTGTATTCTGTAGACATTAAAATTAGCCCTGACTAATACAAATCTGTTTGTGTTCAGAAAATTTCGGCGATTATAGCGGCTTAGTCGATAAATTTAATAACTTTTTACGTCTAAGCTTATTCCCACCTTTTTCGCCAGCTCCACAAAGTTGGGGAACGATGTGGATACGTTTGCACAATTGTTCACCTCAATCGCACCGGTAGCGCGCAGGCCAGCAATGGTAAACGACATGGCAATGCGGTGGTCATGGAAGCTTTCGACCTTGCCGCCCGTAAGCTGGCCGCCGGTAACAATAATGCCGTCGGGTGTGGATTCACACTCAATGCCAAGGTTGGCCAAGCCATCGGCCATCGCTTGAATGCGGTCGGTTTCTTTCACCCGTAACTCTTCGGCACCGGTAACCACGGTTTTACCTTCGGCACAGGCAGCCGCTATTAACAGAGCGGGGAATTCGTCGATGGCCAGAGGCACTTGGTCTTCTGGTACTTGAATGCCTTTCAGTGGTGCGTATTGCACGCGGATATCGGCCACGGGCTCGCCACCCACTTCGCGCTCATTCTGCAGCGACAGGTTTGCGCCCATAAGCTTGAGAATATTGATAACACCAATACGCGTTGGGTTTACGCCAACGTGGGTAAGGGTAATATCGGACCCCGGCGATATAGCGGCGGCCACCATATAGAAAGTGGCCGAGGAAATGTCCGCCGGAATATCAATATCGGTTCCGGTAAGCTTACCGCCGGGTTTCACTGATACAGCATTACCTTGACGCTCAACCCCGTAACCAAACCCCTGAAGCATACGTTCGGTATGATCGCGCGTGGGCGCCGGCTCGGTAACACGGGTTTCACCTTGAGCATACAGCCCTGCTAATAGCAGGCAAGATTTAACCTGTGCGCTGGCCATAGGCATATCGTACTGGATACCCTTCAGGTTTGCGCCGCCGTGAATTTTTAACGGTGGACGACCTTCTTCGGCTGTGCCAATTATGGCTCCCATTTCGCCTAGCGGCTTGGCCACGCGGTTCATCGGCCGCTTGCTTAGCGAAATATCGCCGGTTAGCTCGCTGTCGAACGATTGCCCCGCGAGTATGCCCGAGAGCAAGCGCATAGAGGTGCCCGAGTTACCGACGTACAGCGGCCCTGTTGGCTTTTGTAGCCCGTTTAAGCCTACGCCATGCACGGTAACGCTGCCGTTATCTGGGCCTTCGATTACCACGCCCATATCACGGAATGCCTGCAGGGTAGCCAGTGCATCTTCGCCCTCCAGAAAGCCTTTAATGTTGGTGGTACCCTCTGCGAGGGAGCCCAACATAATGGATCGATGGGAAATGGATTTATCGCCGGGGACACGAATACGACCTTTTACGGTTCCACCGGGAGCCACTGTGTAAACAATATTTTTTTCTTCGGAGTTCTGCATAGTTTTAAGGTAAGCGGAGTGCTCTAGCATTTTGGTGAATCGGTCCCGTGCAAATTTTGCGCGGGTAAAAACACCGGTAATTTCAGTTGCATTCTCTTCTTCAATGGCCGCGCGCAAACGCCCCAAGTTGGAAGAAAACAGATCAATAGCGTCTAATACGCTTTTTTTATTTGCGAGCATTATATCTCGCCACATAATCGCGTCGCTGGAGGCGATACGCGTAAAATCTTTAAACCCGCCCGCCGCATAACGAAAAATATTTTCATTTTGACTGTCGTGGGCTAGGGTATCGACAAGCGAAAAAGCGATAACGTGGGGTAAATGGCTGGTAGCCGCCAAGACAATATCGTGGTCTTGCACCCCCATTTCCAGCACTTCGGCCCCAACCAGTTCCCACATGAAACGTACGGCTTTGACCGCATCGGCATTATTCTCTGGTACCGGCGTGAGAATGACGCGATGATTATGATACAAGTCGGGGTTAGAAGCTTCTACACCACTTTGTTCCGACCCGGCAATGGGGTGACCCAATACAAAATTTGCGGGGTATTTACCGTAAATACTTTGCACATCGATTAAAACACTGCCTTTTACACTGGCGCCGTCGGTAATAATAACCTCGGGGCCAACACACGCTTTTAGCTCGTTCAGAATTTTGGCAACGGTAAGCGTTGGCACGGCAATAAAAATAATATCATTACGCCCCAACTGCCCGGCTATTTGCTCTACGCCGGTAACGGCTTCGTCGACAATGCCCATTGCCATAGCCTGCTCACAGGTTTCCTCTCTGCGAGCAACGCCAATGACTTTTTGACAAGCACCCGACTGCTTCAAAGCCGCGGCTAAACTACCGCCAATGAGGCCTAAACCAACAATTACGACTTTATTTAATTCGGTCATGGCTAATCAGGTACTCAATAATATCGGCTACACATTCGGCAACGGATTTTTCTTCTGTATTTAACGTTAGCTCAGGTGCTTGTGGTGCTTCGTAGGGTGAATCTATGCCCGTAAAGTGTTTTATTTCACCTTTTCTCGCACGCTTATATAAACCCTTCGGGTCGCGACCTTCACAGATATTAAGCGGCGCGGACATGTGAATTTCAACAAACTCCCCCTGCGGGAACAAATCGCGTGCTATTTGTCTGTCGGAGCGGAAAGGCGAAATAAAAGCGCTTAATACAATAAGCCCTGCATCAACAAATAATCGCGACGCCTCGCCGATACGACGTATATTTTCTTCTCTGTCTTTGTTGCTAAAGCCAAGGTCTTTATTTAAACCATGGCGTACATTATCGCCGTCTAGCAAATAAGTGCGCTGCCCACGTTTATGTAACGCACACTCTAAGCCATTGGCGATAGTCGATTTACCCGAACCACTCAGCCCCGTAAACCATATTAAACAGGGCTTCTGTTCGTTCAGTTCCGCGCGCATTTGTTTGGTAACGGCAAGATTTTGCCAAACGATATCAGTCATAACGTTATCCGGTTATAGGAAACCGACTAAAGAACGCCCTTAGGGTAAGAGCCCAGAATTTTCAGGTCTGACACTCTTTGCCCTACTTCGGCAAGCGCCGCCTGAACCACTGAGTCTGTTACGTGGCCTGAGAAATCAATAAAAAAGACGTAATTCCATGTGCCTGTTGGTGATGGGCGCGTTTCAACGCGCGTGAGGTCTATGCCGTGCCGATGGAACGGCTCGAGCAGCTCGTGCAGGGCGCCCGGCTCGTTGCGGGTGGATACCACCAACGATGTTTTGTCGTCGCCACTGGGCCCTACATCCTCGGAACCAATAATAAGAAAGCGTGTGGAGTTGTCGGGCTGGTCTTCAATATTTTGTGCGTAGCTGTTTAAGTCGTATAAATCTGCGGCAATTTCACCGGCTATGGCAGCAGCATTCCACTCGCCTTTTACTCTACGCGCCGCTTCTGAATTGCTGTTAACGGCAATTCTTTCGGCGCCGGGGAAATGTACGTCGAGCCATTTACGGCACTGAGACAACGACTGGGCGTGGGAGTACACGCGCGAAATATTCTCTACCCGTGTTACATCGGCCACTAAAAAATGGTGGTGTATACGTAAAACCACATCACCACAAATTTTTACGTTACTGTTTAAAAAGTTGTCGAGCGTATGGGTAACCACACCTTCGGTAGAATTTTCTACGGGTACAACGCCGTAGTGAGCAGCACCGGAAGCTACTTCGCGAAACACTTCATCGATAGCGGAAAGCGATACGGTTTTGGCAGAATGGCCAAAATGTTTGAGCGCAGCCTGCTGGGTATAGGTTCCTTCTGGGCCAAGATACGCAACCTTTACCGGGCACTCTAACGCTAAACACGCCGACATAATTTCGCGAAACAGACGCGCGTATTCTTCGTCGTGAAGCGGGCCTTGGTTTCGTTCCATGGCCTTGCGCAATACTTGCGCTTCCCGCTCGGGACGGTAGAAATGCGCAACATCTTCGCCGGAATAACGTTTTTTAATTACCGCCACTTCCTGGGCGCAACGAGCGCGATCGCTGATTAACTCACCGATCTTTTCGTCAACCGCGTCTATCTTGTCGCGCAGTAGCAACAGCTCTTGCATTTCTGCGCTCTGGTCCGATTCGTTACTCACTCGTCACTCATTTTGTTAGCTATTAACCCGGTTAACCCATACACCATAAGCTGTTTTAGCTTGTGACGCTGGCAATGTGCAATCAACTCAGGGCGCACATTGCGCCTTGGGTTGTTGGACTATTCGCCTTCGTCGCCAGCTTCGGAGTCGTCGTCTGCGACGACATCATCCAGCTGCTCGGCGATACGCGCAACTCCGACGATATGCTCACCCTCTTTCACTCGAATTAAGCGAACGCCTTGGGTGTTTCGTCCGAGTACCGATATTTCATCGCCGCGGGTTCGTACCAGTGTTCCCTGATCCGAAATCAACATGATTTCATCGCCGTCAAAAATTTGCGTTGCCCCCACCAATTCGCCATTGCGATCACTGGTTTGCATAGCAATTACACCTTGCGCACCACGCCCCTTGGTTGGGAAGTCGGCAACATTGGTGCGTTTGCCGTAACCATGGGCGCTAACGGTGAGTACTTTACCGTCTTCAGCAGGAATAAGCATGGCGATTACATGGTGCTCTTCCGACATGCGAATACCGCGTACACCCCGAGAAACACGACCCATTGAACGAACCTGAGCCTCGGCAAAACGAACGCCTTTACCACTGGAACTAAGCAGCATAATGTCTTTTTGACCATCGGTAATAGCTGTACCCACTAGGTGGTCACCTTCTACCAGATCAATTGCACGCAAGCCAACGGAGCGAGGGCGAGCGAACTGAGACAATGGTGTTTTCTTTACGGTTCCGTTGGAGGTTGCCATTACAATAAATTGGTCATCATCGAACTCGCGTACCGGCAAAATTGAGGTAATACGTTCACCTTCATCAAGCGGCAACAAATTCACCATAGGCCGACCACGGGATTGACGCCCGGCAACGGGAATTTGGAATACTTTCAACCAAAATACTTTACCGGCATTAGTGAAGCACAACAGGTAAGCGTGAGTACTGGCAATGAGCATATGCTCAACAAAATCTTCATCTTTTACCGATGTTGCTGCCTTACCCATACCGCCTCTACGCTGTGCTTGGTAGGCGTCCAACGGTTGGGTTTTAGCATAGCCACCGTGGGAGATGGTAACTACGCGATCTTCTTCTGTAATCAGGTCTTCAACGGTGAGGTCTAGCTGGGAGTGCTGAATTTCAGTACGACGTTCATCGCCGTATTCCTCTTTAATGGCTTCCAGCTCTTCGCGGATAACTTCCATCAAGCGAAGCGGGTTGCCAAGAATTTCGAGGTATCCGGTAATAAGTAAAAGCTTTTCTTCGTATTCGGCCAGTAGCTTATCGTGCTCCATACCGGTAAGACGATGCAGTTGGAGATCTAGAATGGCTTTTACTTGGCGAGGCGAAAGGTAGTATTCCCCCTCTCCACGCTTCCCATATTCTTCACCTAAGTCGTCGGGCTTACAGGCGTCTTCTCCTGCGCGCTCCAAAAACTGGCTAATGGCACCGGTCGGCCAGCCTCGCGCCAGCAACGCTTCTCGCGCTTCGGCAGGGCTTGAAGAGGCCTTGATTAAGGTAATAACTTCGTCAATGTTAGCAATAGCAACGGCTAAACCTTCTAGCACATGACCACGCTCACGCGCTTTACGCAGCAGGTATACGGTACGACGTGTAACCACTTCGCGGCGATGCTTGACAAAGTATTCAAGCATTTCCTTGAGGTTAAGCACCCGAGGCTGATCGTTAACCAGCGCTACAACGTTGATGCCGAATACACTTTGCAACTGGGTTTGAGCGAACAGGTTGTTCAACACAACATCGCCCATTTCGCCGCGTTTAATTTCAATCACTACGCGCAAACCGTCTTTGTCGGACTCGTCGCGTATTTCAGAAATACCTTCTAGCTTCTTATCTTTTACCAGCTCGGCAATTTTTTCGATAAGCCGGGCTTTGTTAACCTGATAAGGTATTTCGTTGATGATGATGGTGTCGCGGCCAGTTTTTGCGTCGGTTTCGACATCGGCCTTAGCGCGCACATAAATGCGCCCACGCCCGGTTCGATACGCCTGAAGAATACCGGCCCTACCATTAATAATACCCCCCGTTGGGAAATCTGGCCCGGGGATATATTCCATCAATTCATCGATGGTTAAATCGGGGTTATCAATTAGGCCAAGACACCCCGATACAACCTCTCGCAAATTATGCGGTGGGATATTGGTGGCCATACCCACGGCAATACCCGAGGAGCCGTTAACCAACAGATTAGGTACTCGCGTAGGCATAACCGCCGGAATGTGTTCGGTACCATCGTAGTTGGGTACGAAATCGACCGTTTCTTTATCCAGGTCCGCAAGCAGATCGTGTGCAATCTTCTTCATGCGAATTTCGGTGTATCGCATGGCTGCAGCGCTATCACCGTCAACGGAGCCGAAGTTACCCTGACCATCTACCAGCGTATAACGCAGCGAAAACGGCTGAGCCATACGTACAATGGTGTCGTATACCGCAGAATCACCGTGGGGGTGATACTTACCGATTACGTCGCCCACTACACGTGCAGACTTTTTATAGGGTTTGTTCCAGTCGTTGTTGAGTTCGCTCATCGCGAATAGTACTCGACGGTGTACCGGTTTAAGACCATCGCGGACATCTGGCAAAGCCCGCCCAACAATTACGCTCATTGCGTAGTCGAGGTAGGATTGCTTGAGTTCGTCTTCGATGCTTACGGGAAGGATTTCTTTTGCAATATCGCCCATGTATGTCTCACCCGCTAAGCGGGAATTGCCTTATTGTTGTTGGTTGCCCCGTAGAGAGGAAACTACGCTCAAATAAACGGCGAATACTACCATAAAATCAATATGATAAGCACACCCAGCCGTCGTCACAGACCATAATTTTGCGGGTATACTGGCAGCCCCCCGCCGTGTCCAATTAATCCACCGGTATTCTGTGTGCGCTGTAACAGCTTTTATGGGTATACGTTATGGGGAATTAGAGTGAATTACCTTAGATTACAGGGCATTATCGCCAAATATTACTGGGGTCGAGCGCGTACTGTTATGCTCCCGGCGCCAGCGCTGTGCTAAGGCGCGCATAACTAAGCGCAATTCATTACGAGACTTTTCAACACTAAACACCGGAAATTACACGACTTCTGGCTACCAAAGTCCTCGCAATAACCGGGGGCTAACCGAACAGAAACTCCTGTTCAAGCAACAAACGATAGGCAGTTCGCACATATTATGACCAGCAAGCCCTCAGCAGACCTCTCCCTCAATGCATCCTGGATCGTCCCCGTTGTACCCAAAGGCCGAGTTTTTCACAACTGCAGCCTGCTTATTAAAGACGACACTATTCTCGGCATTACACCCACGGACAATGTGAACGAACAATATGCCGTAGAAAAGCACATTGACCTGGGAGAACAATTGCTAATGCCTGGGCTGATTAACTGCCACGGTCACGCAGCCATGAGCTTATTGCGCGGTTATGCGGATGACTTGCCACTCGATACTTGGCTAAAGCAGCACATCTGGCCAGCGGAGACACGCTGGGTAAATGAAGATTTTGTCGCGGACGGTACTCGACTCGCCATTGCAGAAATGCTGCTCTCGGGTACAACCTGCTTTTCCGATATGTACTTTTTCCCCGAAACAGCCGCAAGAATCGCCCGCGATACCGGCATGCGCTGTCAAATTACTTTTCCGGTACTCGACTTCGCCAATAATTGGTCGCGTGATGCCGACGACGCTATCCATAAAGGCTTGCAGTTGCGGGATAAATACCGCTCACACCCACGTGTGGAGATTGGCTTTG
The Teredinibacter franksiae DNA segment above includes these coding regions:
- the cysD gene encoding sulfate adenylyltransferase subunit CysD, with the translated sequence MSTEYSMTHLKQLEAESIHIIREVAAEFDNPVMLYSVGKDSAVMMHLAMKAFAPGKPPFPLMHVDTTWKFKEMIQFREQRIKDLGWDLIVHINQDGVDMGVGPFTHGSAKHTDIMKTQGLKQALDKHGFDAAFGGARRDEEKSRAKERVYSFRDKNHRWDPKSQRPELWNLYNGKVDKGESIRVFPLSNWTELDIWQYIHLEGIPIVPLYFAAKRPVVEKDGVLIMVDDERMPIGENDKIEEKMVRFRTLGCYPLTGAVESTATTLPEIIQEMLLTKTSERQGRVIDHDSSGSMEKKKQEGYF
- a CDS encoding bifunctional prephenate dehydrogenase/3-phosphoshikimate 1-carboxyvinyltransferase — encoded protein: MTELNKVVIVGLGLIGGSLAAALKQSGACQKVIGVARREETCEQAMAMGIVDEAVTGVEQIAGQLGRNDIIFIAVPTLTVAKILNELKACVGPEVIITDGASVKGSVLIDVQSIYGKYPANFVLGHPIAGSEQSGVEASNPDLYHNHRVILTPVPENNADAVKAVRFMWELVGAEVLEMGVQDHDIVLAATSHLPHVIAFSLVDTLAHDSQNENIFRYAAGGFKDFTRIASSDAIMWRDIMLANKKSVLDAIDLFSSNLGRLRAAIEEENATEITGVFTRAKFARDRFTKMLEHSAYLKTMQNSEEKNIVYTVAPGGTVKGRIRVPGDKSISHRSIMLGSLAEGTTNIKGFLEGEDALATLQAFRDMGVVIEGPDNGSVTVHGVGLNGLQKPTGPLYVGNSGTSMRLLSGILAGQSFDSELTGDISLSKRPMNRVAKPLGEMGAIIGTAEEGRPPLKIHGGANLKGIQYDMPMASAQVKSCLLLAGLYAQGETRVTEPAPTRDHTERMLQGFGYGVERQGNAVSVKPGGKLTGTDIDIPADISSATFYMVAAAISPGSDITLTHVGVNPTRIGVINILKLMGANLSLQNEREVGGEPVADIRVQYAPLKGIQVPEDQVPLAIDEFPALLIAAACAEGKTVVTGAEELRVKETDRIQAMADGLANLGIECESTPDGIIVTGGQLTGGKVESFHDHRIAMSFTIAGLRATGAIEVNNCANVSTSFPNFVELAKKVGISLDVKSY
- the cysC gene encoding adenylyl-sulfate kinase → MTDIVWQNLAVTKQMRAELNEQKPCLIWFTGLSGSGKSTIANGLECALHKRGQRTYLLDGDNVRHGLNKDLGFSNKDREENIRRIGEASRLFVDAGLIVLSAFISPFRSDRQIARDLFPQGEFVEIHMSAPLNICEGRDPKGLYKRARKGEIKHFTGIDSPYEAPQAPELTLNTEEKSVAECVADIIEYLISHDRIK
- the pheA gene encoding prephenate dehydratase, yielding MQELLLLRDKIDAVDEKIGELISDRARCAQEVAVIKKRYSGEDVAHFYRPEREAQVLRKAMERNQGPLHDEEYARLFREIMSACLALECPVKVAYLGPEGTYTQQAALKHFGHSAKTVSLSAIDEVFREVASGAAHYGVVPVENSTEGVVTHTLDNFLNSNVKICGDVVLRIHHHFLVADVTRVENISRVYSHAQSLSQCRKWLDVHFPGAERIAVNSNSEAARRVKGEWNAAAIAGEIAADLYDLNSYAQNIEDQPDNSTRFLIIGSEDVGPSGDDKTSLVVSTRNEPGALHELLEPFHRHGIDLTRVETRPSPTGTWNYVFFIDFSGHVTDSVVQAALAEVGQRVSDLKILGSYPKGVL
- the gyrA gene encoding DNA gyrase subunit A, which produces MGDIAKEILPVSIEDELKQSYLDYAMSVIVGRALPDVRDGLKPVHRRVLFAMSELNNDWNKPYKKSARVVGDVIGKYHPHGDSAVYDTIVRMAQPFSLRYTLVDGQGNFGSVDGDSAAAMRYTEIRMKKIAHDLLADLDKETVDFVPNYDGTEHIPAVMPTRVPNLLVNGSSGIAVGMATNIPPHNLREVVSGCLGLIDNPDLTIDELMEYIPGPDFPTGGIINGRAGILQAYRTGRGRIYVRAKADVETDAKTGRDTIIINEIPYQVNKARLIEKIAELVKDKKLEGISEIRDESDKDGLRVVIEIKRGEMGDVVLNNLFAQTQLQSVFGINVVALVNDQPRVLNLKEMLEYFVKHRREVVTRRTVYLLRKARERGHVLEGLAVAIANIDEVITLIKASSSPAEAREALLARGWPTGAISQFLERAGEDACKPDDLGEEYGKRGEGEYYLSPRQVKAILDLQLHRLTGMEHDKLLAEYEEKLLLITGYLEILGNPLRLMEVIREELEAIKEEYGDERRTEIQHSQLDLTVEDLITEEDRVVTISHGGYAKTQPLDAYQAQRRGGMGKAATSVKDEDFVEHMLIASTHAYLLCFTNAGKVFWLKVFQIPVAGRQSRGRPMVNLLPLDEGERITSILPVREFDDDQFIVMATSNGTVKKTPLSQFARPRSVGLRAIDLVEGDHLVGTAITDGQKDIMLLSSSGKGVRFAEAQVRSMGRVSRGVRGIRMSEEHHVIAMLIPAEDGKVLTVSAHGYGKRTNVADFPTKGRGAQGVIAMQTSDRNGELVGATQIFDGDEIMLISDQGTLVRTRGDEISVLGRNTQGVRLIRVKEGEHIVGVARIAEQLDDVVADDDSEAGDEGE